From Rhododendron vialii isolate Sample 1 chromosome 10a, ASM3025357v1, the proteins below share one genomic window:
- the LOC131303452 gene encoding lectin-like isoform X1, giving the protein MGLNEDEETTGKDSKGKEIAAGNRRRITRPPLNFLAILYEHRIAVDTSRPDQLCKRLYGGVYLKPNQLKYYVDKKTNKNCFVLYARELIIVHGGNPQYWEWENDKGTSGEDIEVAKLSAVCWIDIKGYIRTINLSPGTLYEIVFEVKKFVGWANSNFSFDLVIKPQHSKALTRTESFERKLLDDWFELRVGEFWMSPEYVGNMEFGLEQHDGSWKSGLVVKCAIIRPKEVTT; this is encoded by the exons AAGAAATAGCAGCTGGAAACAGAAGACGAATCACAAGGCCCCCACTCAATTTCTTAGCGATTCTCTACGAACACCGCATAGCCGTTGACACTTCTCGTCCTGACCAGCTCTGTAAACGGCTTTATGGTGGTGTTTACTTGAAGCCCAACCAACTG AAGTACTATGTTGATAAGAAGACAAACAAGAATTGCTTCGTGTTATATGCCAGAGAACTCATCATCGTCCATGGTGGAAATCCTCAATATTGGGAATGGGAGAATGATAAGGGAACAAG TGGGGAAGACATTGAAGTGGCTAAGCTATCGGCTGTATGTTGGATAGACATCAAAGGCTATATCCGAACAATTAATCTCTCTCCAGGAACTTTGTATGAAATCGTATTTGAAGTGAAGAAATTTGTTGGCTGGGCGAACTCAAACTTCAGTTTCGATCTTGTCATCAAACCCCAGCACTCGAAAGCTTTGACGCGCACtgaaagttttgaaagaaaGCTTTTGGATGATTGGTTTGAGTTGCGGGTAGGTGAGTTTTGGATGTCACCAGAGTATGTTGGAAACATGGAATTCGGTTTGGAGCAGCATGATGGGAGCTGGAAGAGTGGGCTTGTCGTGAAATGTGCTATCATTCGACCTAAAGAAGTAACCACATGA
- the LOC131303452 gene encoding lectin-like isoform X2, with amino-acid sequence MWNEDEETTGKDSKGKEIAAGNRRRITRPPLNFLAILYEHRIAVDTSRPDQLCKRLYGGVYLKPNQLKYYVDKKTNKNCFVLYARELIIVHGGNPQYWEWENDKGTSGEDIEVAKLSAVCWIDIKGYIRTINLSPGTLYEIVFEVKKFVGWANSNFSFDLVIKPQHSKALTRTESFERKLLDDWFELRVGEFWMSPEYVGNMEFGLEQHDGSWKSGLVVKCAIIRPKEVTT; translated from the exons AAGAAATAGCAGCTGGAAACAGAAGACGAATCACAAGGCCCCCACTCAATTTCTTAGCGATTCTCTACGAACACCGCATAGCCGTTGACACTTCTCGTCCTGACCAGCTCTGTAAACGGCTTTATGGTGGTGTTTACTTGAAGCCCAACCAACTG AAGTACTATGTTGATAAGAAGACAAACAAGAATTGCTTCGTGTTATATGCCAGAGAACTCATCATCGTCCATGGTGGAAATCCTCAATATTGGGAATGGGAGAATGATAAGGGAACAAG TGGGGAAGACATTGAAGTGGCTAAGCTATCGGCTGTATGTTGGATAGACATCAAAGGCTATATCCGAACAATTAATCTCTCTCCAGGAACTTTGTATGAAATCGTATTTGAAGTGAAGAAATTTGTTGGCTGGGCGAACTCAAACTTCAGTTTCGATCTTGTCATCAAACCCCAGCACTCGAAAGCTTTGACGCGCACtgaaagttttgaaagaaaGCTTTTGGATGATTGGTTTGAGTTGCGGGTAGGTGAGTTTTGGATGTCACCAGAGTATGTTGGAAACATGGAATTCGGTTTGGAGCAGCATGATGGGAGCTGGAAGAGTGGGCTTGTCGTGAAATGTGCTATCATTCGACCTAAAGAAGTAACCACATGA